In one Pseudomonas purpurea genomic region, the following are encoded:
- a CDS encoding TonB-dependent siderophore receptor, with protein MAWKCYSAAPALQAVPGANGAYRIAERPSTNAMQLDALTISGKAPGSTTEATGSYTTQSSSSSTRLNLTPRETPQSLTVMTRQRLDDQRLTNLVDTLDATPGVIVLRDGMGTESDSFWSRGFQIQNVEIDGVPTVTRMDNYSQSMAQYDRVEVVRGATGLISGLGNPAATINLIRKRPTDEAQASVTGEAGNWDRYGTGFDVSGPLTESGNVRGRLVADYKTGGAWIDRFKEQSQLLYGITEFDLTEDTLLTMGFSYLRTDVDAPLRSGLPTRLPNGARTDLSRSTNGSPDWSYNDHEQTSYFTSIEQQLGNGWSGKIEYTHTENKFDELFTYLNGTLQPDGSGTSLLPVRFSGIPRQDNLDLYLTGPLNLFGREHELIGGLTLSNYNENVPRYGGWRYDYSGSSAGAIDNLFNYHGNNSKPDFPVVDKSSTEETQYAAYLTGRFHLTDDLNLILGGRLVDWKRDTEEGPNGSRSETHSRETGVFIPYTGVVYDLTDVWSVYASYTSIFNPQASWVRDKNNRSLEPMQGKGYELGVKGTHFDGLLNSSMALFKLQQDNLAVWQAEFPGSNIYKSEQDTTSQGMEFELNGELAEGWQASAGYAYTVTTDADDKRINTTLPRHSLKTFSTYRLPGAFDKLTLGGGVNWQSKVGNDLHTFTQGSYAITNLMARYDISKQLSASVNLNNLFDREYYSYAGSYGNYGAPRNIMTSFKYNF; from the coding sequence GTGGCCTGGAAGTGTTACTCGGCGGCACCGGCCCTGCAAGCGGTGCCAGGTGCCAACGGTGCCTACCGTATCGCCGAACGCCCGAGCACAAACGCCATGCAACTGGACGCCTTGACCATTTCCGGCAAGGCCCCCGGTTCGACCACCGAAGCCACCGGTTCCTACACCACGCAGTCCTCCAGCAGCTCGACGCGCCTGAACCTGACCCCGCGCGAAACGCCGCAGTCGCTCACCGTGATGACCCGCCAGCGCCTCGACGACCAACGCCTGACGAACCTGGTCGACACCCTGGACGCCACCCCCGGAGTCATTGTGCTCCGCGATGGCATGGGCACCGAGTCCGATAGTTTCTGGTCTCGTGGTTTTCAGATCCAGAACGTCGAAATCGACGGCGTGCCAACCGTCACCCGCATGGATAACTACTCCCAAAGCATGGCCCAGTACGACCGTGTAGAAGTCGTGCGCGGTGCCACGGGCCTGATCAGCGGGCTGGGCAACCCGGCGGCCACCATCAACCTGATCCGCAAACGCCCGACCGATGAAGCGCAGGCCAGCGTCACTGGCGAAGCAGGCAACTGGGACCGTTATGGCACCGGGTTCGACGTCTCCGGCCCATTGACCGAAAGCGGTAACGTCCGTGGCCGACTGGTGGCCGACTACAAAACTGGCGGTGCCTGGATCGACCGTTTTAAAGAACAATCGCAGTTGCTGTACGGCATCACCGAATTCGACCTGACCGAAGACACCTTGCTGACGATGGGCTTCAGTTACCTGCGCACCGACGTCGACGCGCCCCTGCGTTCCGGCCTGCCAACACGCTTGCCCAACGGTGCCCGGACCGACCTGAGCCGCTCGACCAATGGCTCGCCTGACTGGTCCTATAACGACCATGAGCAGACCAGTTACTTCACCTCCATCGAGCAACAACTGGGCAACGGCTGGAGTGGCAAGATCGAGTACACCCACACCGAAAACAAATTCGATGAGCTGTTCACCTACCTCAACGGCACCCTGCAACCCGACGGCAGTGGCACCAGCCTGTTGCCGGTGCGGTTCTCCGGTATTCCGCGCCAGGACAACCTGGACCTGTACCTGACCGGGCCACTGAACCTGTTTGGCCGTGAACACGAGTTGATCGGCGGGCTGACCCTGTCCAACTACAACGAGAACGTGCCGAGGTACGGCGGCTGGCGTTATGACTATTCGGGCTCCAGTGCCGGAGCCATCGACAACCTGTTCAACTACCACGGCAACAACTCCAAACCGGACTTCCCGGTCGTCGACAAGTCGTCCACCGAGGAAACCCAGTACGCCGCCTACCTCACCGGCCGGTTCCACCTGACCGACGATCTGAACCTGATCCTGGGGGGACGTCTGGTCGACTGGAAACGCGATACCGAAGAGGGGCCGAACGGTTCGCGCAGTGAAACCCATAGCCGCGAAACCGGGGTGTTCATCCCTTACACCGGGGTGGTTTACGACCTGACCGACGTTTGGTCGGTGTACGCCAGCTACACCAGCATCTTCAACCCGCAAGCCTCCTGGGTACGCGATAAAAACAACCGGTCACTGGAGCCAATGCAAGGCAAAGGGTATGAGCTGGGTGTGAAAGGCACACACTTCGACGGTCTCCTGAACTCCAGCATGGCGCTGTTCAAACTCCAGCAGGACAACCTCGCCGTGTGGCAGGCCGAATTCCCGGGCAGCAACATCTACAAGTCCGAGCAAGACACCACGTCCCAAGGCATGGAGTTCGAACTCAATGGCGAACTGGCCGAAGGCTGGCAGGCCAGCGCCGGGTATGCCTACACCGTGACCACTGACGCCGATGACAAACGCATCAACACCACCCTGCCGCGCCACAGTCTCAAGACCTTCAGCACTTACCGCCTGCCGGGCGCGTTCGACAAACTGACCCTGGGCGGTGGCGTGAACTGGCAAAGCAAAGTGGGCAACGACCTGCACACCTTCACCCAGGGCAGCTACGCGATCACCAACCTGATGGCGCGCTACGACATCAGCAAACAGCTCAGCGCTTCGGTCAACCTCAACAACCTGTTCGACCGCGAGTACTACAGCTATGCCGGCTCCTACGGTAACTACGGGGCGCCGCGCAACATCATGACCAGTTTCAAATACAACTTCTGA
- a CDS encoding RHS repeat domain-containing protein, producing the protein MLAFKDLRFSYDTWGNLSEKTSASGAMQRFHYDSENRLIHAQTWQGTTLSSEGPLPVRRRRPTHRQTGHPKRANPTHPLALARRLRLPQEQHTERRNLA; encoded by the coding sequence ATCCTGGCCTTCAAAGACCTGCGTTTCAGTTATGACACCTGGGGCAACCTCAGCGAAAAAACCAGCGCAAGCGGCGCGATGCAACGGTTTCACTACGACAGTGAAAACCGCCTCATCCACGCCCAGACCTGGCAAGGCACCACCCTGAGCAGCGAGGGCCCGTTACCAGTACGACGCCGTCGGCCGACGCATCGGCAAACAGGTCACCCAAAACGAGCAAACCCAACACACCCGCTTGCTCTGGCAAGGCGTCTTCGCCTACCCCAGGAGCAACACACAGAGCGACGTAACCTGGCATGA
- a CDS encoding PAAR domain-containing protein translates to MSGRGAIRLGDQHSGGGTMIEASGFPVNGILQCLLGDKAFCPAHKGNFPLVSGGDGTAIHDGRPMVFEPAQLACGCSVTSSCTAQYAKA, encoded by the coding sequence ATGTCTGGACGAGGCGCAATCCGCTTGGGAGATCAGCATTCCGGCGGTGGGACCATGATTGAAGCCAGTGGTTTTCCGGTGAATGGCATTCTGCAATGCCTGCTGGGTGACAAAGCATTTTGCCCAGCACACAAAGGCAATTTCCCATTGGTGTCCGGTGGTGATGGGACTGCGATTCATGATGGGCGCCCAATGGTGTTTGAGCCCGCACAACTCGCGTGCGGTTGTAGTGTCACTTCGTCGTGCACTGCTCAATATGCCAAGGCATGA
- a CDS encoding FecR domain-containing protein, whose protein sequence is MSAPQRAPGAGAIPLNIAEEAMQWLLELQEPQVSEQTRARWLLWRQADPLHEQAWQRAHAFSLRMSALRSPDQKALASATLSPMLSRRSTLKNLAVLLAAGGVAWGARDTALVQDWSSDFSSAVGERRTLQLAEHVTVQLNTDSAIDVHFDPQARLIRLRRGEIIVDVASVDGHPLWVQTAEGRIQALGTRFAVRQRNGFTQASAVQGGLGVFPLAPSTALAPLPHGEIISFDRQGQLARRPQDAGELAWTQGMIVARGQRLADFLADLARYRPGHLGCDPLIAELRISGTFPLDDTDKVLTALGETFALDIHRMTRYWVTLKPKNAYS, encoded by the coding sequence ATGAGCGCGCCTCAACGTGCGCCCGGCGCTGGCGCTATCCCGCTGAACATCGCCGAAGAGGCCATGCAGTGGTTGCTGGAATTGCAAGAACCGCAGGTGTCGGAGCAAACCCGCGCACGCTGGTTGCTCTGGCGTCAGGCCGATCCGCTGCACGAACAGGCCTGGCAGCGCGCCCACGCCTTTTCGCTGCGCATGAGCGCGCTGCGTTCGCCCGACCAGAAAGCGTTGGCCAGCGCCACGTTGTCACCGATGTTGTCGCGCCGCAGCACCCTGAAAAATCTGGCGGTGCTGCTCGCCGCCGGAGGGGTTGCCTGGGGCGCCAGGGACACCGCGCTGGTGCAAGACTGGTCCAGTGATTTCAGCAGCGCCGTGGGTGAACGCCGCACGCTGCAACTCGCCGAACACGTGACGGTGCAGCTCAATACCGACAGCGCCATTGACGTGCATTTCGATCCTCAGGCACGGCTGATCCGCTTGCGCCGCGGGGAAATCATCGTCGATGTCGCCTCTGTCGACGGGCACCCATTGTGGGTGCAAACCGCCGAGGGCCGGATTCAGGCGTTGGGCACACGATTTGCCGTACGCCAGCGCAACGGGTTTACCCAGGCCAGCGCGGTACAGGGCGGCCTCGGCGTGTTTCCGTTGGCGCCATCGACCGCCCTCGCCCCGCTGCCCCACGGCGAAATCATCAGCTTCGACAGGCAAGGCCAATTGGCCCGGCGCCCTCAGGATGCCGGCGAACTGGCCTGGACCCAAGGCATGATCGTTGCGCGTGGCCAACGCCTGGCTGATTTCCTTGCGGACCTTGCACGCTATCGCCCGGGTCATCTGGGGTGCGACCCATTGATTGCAGAGCTGCGAATCTCCGGGACTTTTCCGCTGGACGACACCGATAAAGTGCTGACAGCCCTGGGCGAAACCTTTGCCCTGGACATCCACCGAATGACCCGTTACTGGGTCACGCTGAAACCAAAAAACGCTTACAGCTGA
- a CDS encoding sensor domain-containing diguanylate cyclase has protein sequence MTDQTNVHQLEIQQLREMIAHNSDWLWEVDTQGRYTFCSEHIRQLLGYTPEQVLGRTPFDLMPADEAVRLAETFAAIVAQQKPFSGLINRNVRADGTLVLLETSGVPVFENGVFKGYRGIDRDISPSIGPLSTRVVQLEALYAAAPIALGLIDRAGLFVNANHALAELLGVDANLLPGRNAQDFLPIATADIPQAFTQMELGRTVAQSYLERNDHSYLLTVKSVRDPNAHVIGMTIALTDVSEQQRMREALARSYEQLAAVNARLSELAENDYLTGLPNRRRFDEMLLTQIALATREQRPLSLLMLDVDQFKAYNDHYGHQAGDDCLRRLAQVFRASLMRPGDTVCRYGGEEFSVVLPNTSADAARHIAERLRHHVVEAGLVHARCETGHVTVSIGVATLDSFNPDVMVASPLIEAADRALYRAKQNGRNRVCPAITPSMP, from the coding sequence ATGACCGATCAGACCAATGTGCACCAGCTCGAAATCCAGCAATTGCGCGAGATGATTGCGCACAACTCCGATTGGTTGTGGGAGGTGGACACCCAGGGTCGCTATACCTTTTGTTCTGAACACATTCGGCAGTTACTTGGGTATACCCCCGAACAAGTGCTGGGCCGCACGCCCTTCGACCTGATGCCTGCGGACGAAGCCGTGCGTCTGGCCGAGACGTTTGCAGCGATTGTTGCGCAGCAAAAACCCTTCAGTGGCCTGATCAATCGCAACGTGCGCGCCGACGGCACGCTGGTGTTGCTGGAAACCAGCGGCGTGCCCGTGTTCGAAAACGGCGTGTTCAAAGGTTATCGCGGCATCGACCGGGACATCTCGCCGTCCATTGGCCCCTTGAGCACGCGCGTCGTTCAGCTTGAAGCGCTGTACGCCGCCGCGCCGATTGCACTGGGGTTGATCGACCGGGCGGGGTTGTTCGTCAATGCCAACCATGCCCTGGCCGAGTTGCTCGGGGTCGACGCCAACTTGCTGCCGGGCCGCAACGCCCAGGACTTTCTGCCCATCGCCACGGCGGACATTCCCCAGGCGTTCACGCAGATGGAATTGGGTCGCACGGTTGCGCAAAGCTATCTGGAGCGCAACGACCACAGCTACCTGCTGACCGTCAAAAGCGTGCGCGATCCCAATGCTCACGTCATTGGCATGACTATCGCGCTGACCGATGTCAGCGAACAACAGCGCATGCGCGAGGCCCTCGCGCGCAGTTACGAGCAGTTGGCCGCCGTCAATGCCCGGCTCAGTGAACTGGCGGAAAACGACTACCTCACCGGCCTGCCCAACCGCCGTCGGTTCGATGAAATGCTGCTCACCCAGATCGCACTGGCAACCCGCGAGCAGCGTCCACTCTCGCTGCTGATGCTTGATGTCGACCAGTTCAAGGCCTACAACGACCACTACGGGCACCAGGCCGGCGACGACTGCCTGCGCCGCCTCGCCCAGGTCTTTCGGGCCAGCCTGATGCGTCCCGGCGACACCGTGTGCCGGTATGGCGGTGAAGAATTTTCGGTGGTCTTGCCCAACACCAGCGCCGACGCTGCACGGCACATTGCCGAACGGCTGCGCCACCATGTCGTGGAAGCGGGGTTGGTCCACGCACGCTGCGAGACCGGGCACGTCACCGTCAGCATTGGCGTCGCGACTCTGGATTCGTTCAACCCTGATGTAATGGTCGCGAGCCCGCTGATCGAAGCCGCCGACCGTGCGCTGTACCGCGCCAAGCAGAACGGGCGCAATCGCGTGTGCCCGGCGATCACGCCTTCAATGCCCTAG
- a CDS encoding sigma-70 family RNA polymerase sigma factor — protein MPSTPPASLYGLAALYREQHSWLQRWLRSRLGCSHSAADLAQDVFVRVLSKAEPIEIRAPRSFLATVAQSVLSNHFRRQKLEKAYLLTLASLPEAVTPDLETQAILLETLLELDAVLERLELPVRKAFLWSQLEGLSHGEIAERLHVSIATVKRYIVKAGALCITLDAGWG, from the coding sequence ATGCCTTCGACTCCTCCGGCAAGCCTTTACGGTCTCGCGGCCCTGTACCGCGAGCAGCATTCCTGGCTGCAACGCTGGCTAAGGTCCCGGTTGGGTTGTTCACACAGTGCGGCGGACCTGGCGCAAGACGTGTTCGTTCGCGTGTTGAGCAAAGCCGAACCGATCGAGATTCGGGCGCCGCGAAGCTTTCTGGCGACGGTGGCACAGAGCGTTCTGTCCAATCACTTCCGTCGGCAAAAGCTCGAAAAAGCCTACTTACTGACGTTGGCGAGCTTGCCTGAAGCCGTAACCCCAGACCTCGAAACCCAAGCCATTTTGCTGGAAACCCTGCTGGAGCTGGACGCCGTGCTGGAACGTCTGGAGCTGCCGGTGCGCAAGGCGTTTCTCTGGTCCCAGCTCGAAGGGTTGAGCCACGGCGAGATTGCCGAACGCCTGCACGTGTCCATCGCCACCGTCAAACGCTATATCGTCAAGGCCGGTGCGCTGTGCATCACCCTTGACGCTGGCTGGGGCTGA
- a CDS encoding TOBE domain-containing protein, with protein MTIKAINVRNQFRGVVKEIVEGSVVSEVDVQTASGIVTSVITTRSIRDLELVVGSEVIAFVKSTEVSIAKL; from the coding sequence ATGACCATCAAAGCAATCAACGTTCGCAACCAGTTCAGAGGCGTCGTCAAGGAAATCGTCGAAGGTTCGGTGGTGTCTGAAGTCGATGTGCAAACCGCGTCGGGCATCGTCACCTCGGTCATTACCACGCGCTCCATTCGGGACCTGGAACTGGTGGTCGGCAGCGAAGTCATTGCCTTCGTCAAATCCACCGAGGTGTCGATTGCCAAGCTCTGA